The following are encoded together in the Clostridiisalibacter paucivorans DSM 22131 genome:
- the cobU gene encoding bifunctional adenosylcobinamide kinase/adenosylcobinamide-phosphate guanylyltransferase translates to MKNFVLVTGGARSGKSSFAESLVADMGNNIAYIATAIAFDDGMKDRIKKHRESRPTEWITVERYKDFKVLKDLGEFNKCDTVILDCMTIMVSNLLLEQKVDYDNCDMNTIDSIEVGIFEEVNNLLEVLKGKNVVIVTNEVGMGIVPSYRLGSIFRDIAGRVNQYLGSKAEKVYMTVSGIPMRIK, encoded by the coding sequence ATGAAGAATTTTGTATTAGTAACAGGGGGAGCTAGGAGTGGTAAAAGTAGTTTTGCAGAATCCCTAGTTGCAGACATGGGAAATAATATTGCATATATTGCTACAGCCATAGCATTTGATGATGGAATGAAGGATAGGATAAAAAAACATAGAGAGTCAAGACCAACAGAGTGGATTACTGTGGAAAGGTATAAAGACTTTAAAGTTTTAAAAGACTTAGGGGAATTCAACAAATGCGATACAGTAATATTGGATTGTATGACCATAATGGTATCTAATCTTTTGTTAGAGCAGAAAGTGGATTACGATAATTGTGATATGAATACAATAGATAGTATTGAAGTAGGTATATTTGAAGAGGTAAATAATCTATTGGAAGTGTTAAAAGGCAAAAATGTAGTAATAGTGACCAATGAAGTAGGAATGGGGATAGTGCCTTCCTATAGGTTAGGTAGTATATTTAGAGATATAGCAGGGAGAGTAAATCAATATTTAGGTAGTAAAGCTGAAAAAGTATATATGACAGTATCGGGAATACCAATGAGAATAAAGTGA